The Thermocrinis ruber genome has a window encoding:
- a CDS encoding nucleoside deaminase — translation MEDRWIKECLRQAKRAFDAGEVPVGAVVVKDGKVIAKAHNKVESLRDPTAHAELLAIKKALKKLNQKYLHGCTMYVSLEPCAMCAYALVLVRIDKVVFLAQDERAGAVMSQYNLLDDLSFNHRVKWVYKPMEPAKLMLKEFFKRLR, via the coding sequence ATGGAAGACCGGTGGATAAAGGAGTGCCTTAGGCAGGCAAAGAGGGCTTTTGATGCTGGAGAGGTGCCGGTGGGCGCGGTGGTGGTCAAGGACGGAAAAGTTATTGCAAAAGCCCATAACAAGGTGGAGAGTTTGCGGGACCCTACTGCCCATGCGGAGCTTTTGGCAATAAAAAAAGCCCTAAAAAAGCTAAACCAAAAATACCTTCATGGTTGCACCATGTATGTTTCTTTGGAACCATGTGCTATGTGTGCTTACGCATTGGTTTTAGTCCGTATAGATAAGGTGGTATTTTTGGCACAGGATGAAAGGGCGGGGGCGGTTATGAGCCAGTATAACCTTTTGGATGATCTTAGCTTTAATCATAGGGTAAAGTGGGTTTATAAGCCTATGGAACCAGCCAAGCTTATGTTAAAAGAGTTCTTCAAAAGATTAAGATGA
- a CDS encoding DUF429 domain-containing protein produces MKVLGIDLAGSERRNSGVAYLEDGKLTCFVLHKDEEILELSKGFSHIFIDAPLSLPKGRANIQERGPHFRACDLMLRERGIKFFPVSLGPMRLLTERGIRLKTVMEGWGKVVYEVFPGAFYDVMGVGRKDKKAILELYRRLGFNLEDRKYTKDEIDAIACLLTGIMFLEGRAELLEGEDGAIIIPKAT; encoded by the coding sequence ATGAAGGTCCTTGGTATTGATCTGGCGGGTTCGGAAAGGAGAAACTCGGGAGTGGCATACTTAGAGGATGGCAAGCTAACCTGCTTTGTGTTGCACAAGGATGAGGAGATCTTGGAGCTTTCTAAGGGTTTTTCCCATATCTTCATAGATGCTCCTTTGTCTTTGCCAAAGGGGAGGGCTAACATACAGGAAAGGGGTCCCCACTTTAGGGCTTGCGACCTGATGCTGAGGGAAAGGGGCATAAAGTTCTTTCCGGTTTCTTTGGGTCCTATGCGTCTTTTAACGGAGAGGGGCATAAGGCTAAAAACTGTGATGGAAGGGTGGGGAAAGGTGGTCTATGAGGTTTTTCCGGGGGCTTTTTATGATGTTATGGGGGTGGGGCGGAAGGATAAGAAGGCTATATTGGAGCTATACAGGAGGCTTGGCTTTAATTTGGAAGACAGAAAATACACTAAGGATGAGATAGACGCTATAGCCTGTTTGCTTACGGGTATTATGTTTTTGGAGGGAAGGGCTGAGCTTTTGGAGGGAGAAGACGGTGCTATAATCATCCCAAAGGCTACTTGA
- a CDS encoding 50S ribosomal protein L11 methyltransferase, with protein MNYKEYIYRLGKEDFYQFLLDYGKGVRLLEEGKEDVVFAVYEPLQGFEPVEVREIKVITPKEGFKPIALGEFVVLPPWLKPIFINPGSAFGTGLHPTTQMCLKAIEDFFVEGWSAIDVGCGSGILSIALKLKGANKVVAIDIDPQAVQECKANAKLNHVELEVYQEQPKDINQTFDFMVANLETHIFFEVMEDLVKLFEKRAVLSGIYKKDELREMLKLLRNYPLKVKRRISKKGWFCLIVDKI; from the coding sequence ATGAACTACAAGGAGTATATCTACAGGTTGGGAAAGGAGGATTTTTACCAGTTCCTGCTGGACTATGGCAAGGGTGTGCGCCTTTTGGAGGAGGGGAAGGAGGATGTAGTCTTTGCGGTCTATGAGCCTTTGCAAGGGTTTGAGCCAGTTGAAGTTAGGGAAATAAAAGTCATAACACCAAAGGAGGGTTTTAAGCCCATAGCTTTGGGTGAGTTCGTGGTTCTACCCCCTTGGCTAAAGCCCATTTTTATAAACCCCGGCAGTGCCTTTGGCACAGGACTTCATCCCACCACCCAAATGTGTCTGAAGGCTATTGAGGACTTCTTTGTGGAGGGCTGGTCTGCCATTGATGTGGGTTGTGGGTCGGGCATACTTTCTATAGCCCTAAAGCTAAAGGGTGCAAACAAGGTGGTTGCCATAGACATAGACCCGCAGGCTGTTCAAGAGTGCAAAGCCAACGCAAAGCTAAACCATGTGGAGTTGGAGGTTTATCAGGAACAGCCCAAAGATATAAACCAGACCTTTGACTTTATGGTGGCAAACTTGGAAACCCACATATTTTTTGAGGTAATGGAGGACTTGGTAAAACTCTTTGAAAAAAGGGCAGTGCTTTCCGGCATATACAAAAAGGATGAGCTGAGGGAAATGCTCAAGCTTTTAAGGAACTATCCCCTAAAGGTCAAAAGGCGCATCTCAAAGAAGGGTTGGTTTTGCTTGATAGTGGATAAGATATAA
- the nth gene encoding endonuclease III: MVEEIIKRLEKVFPDKLELNFSTPFELVVAVVLSAQERDAKVNEVTKELFKKFNTPQQFANASLEEIEKEISSISFYRKKAEYIKKISQILVEKYEGEVPKSIEELEKLPGIGRKSANMILYNAFGINEGIAVDRHVLRVSQRLGLTKQQKPEKAEQELMKLVPKDQWGKFSNLLILLGRYICTAQKPKHSECPLYDLCPSREL; encoded by the coding sequence ATGGTTGAGGAGATCATAAAACGCCTTGAAAAGGTCTTTCCGGACAAGCTGGAGCTTAACTTTAGCACGCCCTTTGAGTTGGTGGTGGCGGTGGTTCTTTCCGCCCAAGAGAGGGACGCCAAAGTAAACGAAGTTACGAAAGAGCTTTTTAAAAAGTTCAACACGCCCCAGCAGTTTGCCAACGCAAGCTTGGAGGAAATAGAAAAAGAAATAAGCAGTATAAGTTTTTACAGAAAGAAGGCAGAGTATATAAAGAAGATAAGTCAAATATTGGTGGAAAAGTACGAGGGTGAGGTACCAAAGAGCATAGAAGAGTTAGAAAAGCTTCCCGGCATAGGCAGAAAGTCCGCCAACATGATCCTTTACAATGCCTTTGGTATAAACGAGGGAATAGCGGTGGATCGGCATGTTTTGAGGGTTAGCCAAAGGCTTGGTTTAACCAAACAGCAAAAACCAGAAAAGGCAGAACAGGAGCTTATGAAACTGGTGCCAAAGGATCAGTGGGGCAAGTTCTCAAACCTACTCATTCTGCTCGGAAGATACATATGCACCGCCCAAAAGCCCAAGCACTCCGAATGCCCTCTTTACGACCTTTGCCCCTCTAGAGAGCTATAA
- a CDS encoding FAD-binding oxidoreductase: protein MFGLLSKKPVDKLIEVLGREKVSTSLVERKLYSYDATPIPIERALPSAVVFPTSQEDVQKLVKVCYEEEIPIFPRGAGSGLTGGAVPTLEKGVVVSFERMNRFQIDVDNATAVVEPGVITYEFQQEVERFGLFYPPDPSSFKYSTIGGNIAENAGGPRCLKYGVTREYVLGLTAVIKEGEVIKTGNPVIKDVAGYDITKLFVGSEGTLGLITSAVLKLIPKPKARGTALILFKNLEDVGRVVTRIMTSGIFPSALEFMDRDAIRAVEEFKPVGLPKDVSALLLVEVDGSPQSVKEDIKAVEELARAMGLEVKVAEDEESAEKLWTARKSLGPALGNLRTGKINEDVVVPRVYLSEAIRDYRKVAEKYGLLMAIFGHIGDGNLHVNLLYDKKNKEEEERAERAVDEIFEITLRYNGSITGEHGVGLTKRKFLEYQFGPVGMEILRGIKKVFDPKNLFNPGKVIAL, encoded by the coding sequence ATGTTCGGTTTGTTGAGTAAAAAACCGGTGGATAAGCTGATAGAGGTGCTTGGAAGGGAAAAGGTCTCCACTTCGTTGGTGGAGAGAAAGCTCTACTCCTACGATGCCACACCTATACCCATAGAAAGGGCTTTGCCCTCCGCGGTGGTCTTTCCTACCTCTCAGGAGGATGTGCAAAAGTTGGTAAAGGTGTGCTACGAAGAGGAGATCCCTATATTTCCCAGGGGTGCGGGCTCTGGTTTGACGGGTGGTGCGGTGCCTACCTTGGAAAAGGGTGTGGTGGTTTCCTTTGAGAGAATGAACCGCTTTCAGATAGACGTGGATAATGCTACCGCAGTGGTGGAGCCGGGCGTTATAACCTACGAGTTTCAGCAGGAGGTGGAAAGGTTTGGTCTGTTTTATCCACCGGACCCATCTTCCTTTAAGTATTCCACCATAGGAGGCAACATTGCGGAGAACGCAGGGGGTCCAAGGTGTCTAAAGTACGGCGTTACGCGGGAGTATGTCTTGGGCTTGACCGCAGTTATAAAAGAGGGAGAGGTTATAAAAACGGGCAACCCAGTTATTAAGGATGTGGCGGGGTACGATATAACCAAGCTTTTTGTGGGGTCGGAGGGAACCCTTGGGCTTATAACCTCCGCAGTGCTAAAGCTCATACCAAAGCCGAAGGCAAGGGGAACCGCACTGATCCTTTTTAAGAACTTGGAGGATGTGGGAAGGGTGGTAACAAGGATCATGACCTCGGGTATATTCCCCTCTGCCTTGGAGTTTATGGACAGGGATGCCATAAGGGCGGTGGAGGAGTTTAAACCCGTTGGTTTGCCAAAGGATGTTTCTGCGTTGCTTTTGGTGGAGGTGGATGGCTCTCCTCAGAGCGTCAAAGAGGACATAAAGGCGGTGGAAGAGCTGGCAAGGGCTATGGGCTTGGAGGTAAAGGTGGCAGAGGACGAGGAGTCCGCAGAAAAGCTTTGGACTGCCAGAAAGAGCTTGGGACCCGCCTTGGGAAACCTGAGGACTGGCAAAATCAACGAGGACGTGGTGGTGCCAAGGGTGTATCTGTCGGAAGCCATAAGGGATTATCGGAAGGTGGCAGAAAAGTATGGGCTTTTGATGGCGATCTTTGGACACATTGGAGACGGTAATCTCCATGTAAATCTGCTCTATGATAAGAAAAACAAGGAAGAGGAAGAGAGGGCAGAAAGGGCGGTGGATGAGATCTTTGAGATCACCTTAAGGTACAACGGTTCTATTACGGGCGAGCATGGTGTGGGTTTAACAAAGAGGAAGTTTTTGGAGTATCAGTTCGGTCCCGTGGGCATGGAAATACTAAGGGGCATAAAAAAGGTCTTTGACCCGAAAAATCTCTTCAACCCGGGCAAGGTTATAGCTCTCTAG
- a CDS encoding tetratricopeptide repeat protein has product MKNYRGIFSKMGEQLVEKYIEDLKKEIQEKGEDPELLFKLGVCYVRIKQIDKAREVYKRLKEIDQAKAKELLDIIYEV; this is encoded by the coding sequence ATGAAGAACTACAGGGGTATTTTCAGCAAAATGGGAGAGCAGTTGGTGGAAAAATACATTGAAGACCTAAAAAAAGAGATCCAGGAAAAGGGAGAAGACCCTGAGCTTTTGTTCAAACTGGGCGTGTGCTATGTAAGGATAAAGCAAATAGACAAAGCAAGGGAGGTATACAAAAGGCTGAAGGAGATAGACCAAGCCAAGGCAAAGGAGCTTTTGGATATAATCTACGAGGTTTAA